A stretch of the Uranotaenia lowii strain MFRU-FL chromosome 3, ASM2978415v1, whole genome shotgun sequence genome encodes the following:
- the LOC129757888 gene encoding uncharacterized protein LOC129757888, translated as MVNSYQSVKFQANQMSTSSEPSGSIEVNRIENNNATPKYGCSRCGKRGHRGDDSECPALHEYCRKCNRKGHYARCCRSQQNYTRRVTRPPPKRGHGSSGGLAGSPKRSRYQSVRNIELNDPGHGEI; from the exons ATGGTAAACAGTTACCAATCAGTAAAATTCCAAGCAAATCAAATGTCGACCTCCAGTGAACCATCGGGTTCGATTGAAGTGAACAGAATCGAGAACAATAATGCAACTCCCAAATACGGTTGTTCCAGATGTGGTAAACGTGGGCATAGAGGGGACGACAGTGAATGTCCCGCTTTACATGAGTACTGCAGGAAATGTAACCGGAAAGGACATTATGCTAGATGTTGCCGGTCACAACAAAATTACACACGTCGTGTGACGCGTCCTCCACCTAAACGTGGCCATGGATCTAGTGGTGGTCTTGCGGGCAGCCCAAAACGATCGAGATATCAGTCGGTTAGAAATATCGAATTGAACGATCCAG GTCACGGCGAGATATAA